CGACCGGGGCTTCGTCTGGACGCTCCACTGGGACAGCGCGACCGACGCCGACGAGTTCGAGGCGGCGTTCGCCGAAAGCCTCGAGGAGCGAACGGACGAGAACGCCGAACACACGACGGTCGACCGGCGCGGCGAGGAGACCGTCGTCGTCACGGTCGGCTCGGAGGCGTTTCGCGAGGAGGTGTCGGTGACCGGGGAGGGGACGGAACTCGAGGTGGCCGTCGGCGCGGAGTGAGCCGGATCAGCCGTCGGTCTCGAGCCCCTCGAACGCGACGACGCGCTCGCGCACGTCGTCGGGGATCGGAGACGGTCGCTTCTCGGCGGGGTCGATCGACACCATCGTCGTCTCGCCGGTCGCGACCGTCTCGCCGTCGACGCGCAGGTCGTAGGCCTGCGTCCAGCTCGTCTCGCCCAGGTTCGCCGTTCGGATGCCGACGGTGAGGTCGTCCGAGAGGGTGACCGGCCGCTCGAAGGAGAGTTCGATGTGAGCGACGACGAACGGGTACTCCTCGAGAGTACCGCCGAGGACCTCCTCGAGGTAGGCGAAGCGTGCCTCCTCCAGATAGCTGGCGTAGACGCCGTTGTTGACGTGGTTCAGGGTGTCGAGGTCGCGGTAGCGAACGGAAACGTCGACGGTGAGCGCGTCGGTCATCGCGTCGAGAAACGGTGGCCGGAGAGAAGTGCTCACCGAAAGCGGCGACGGGAGCCGGCCGGCTACGACTCCGGCGCGTACAGGGGCGCGTGCTCCTCGCAGAACTCGGGCGGGCGAAGCTGGCTCTCGATCAGCGTCTCGTGGTAGTGGGCGTTGTAGAGCCGACACCCCTCCCGCGGACAGAACGCCTCGCCGGTCTCGAGGTAGTGTACCGCCTGGAGGACGTACCCCTTCAGCGCCTCGGTCGTTCGCGGATCGTCCTCGAGCAGAAACGCGCCGTCGATCCGGTTCTCGAGGACCTCCCGCGGCGGGGTATCCCCGGAAAGCAGGGCGTGGCGCTGCTGTTCCTTGTAGTACGCCTCCGGCTTCGCGGGCGCCTCGTACAGTCCCGGAACCGAGACGAGCGACGGCTGCCCGAGGACGTTCACGCGCTTGTGCCAGCGCCCGTCGTGGTCGCCCCAGGTTCCGAGCGCCCTGTCGAGGAGCGCGACGCGGAGGTGCTCGAGCCCCGGTTCGTCCGGCAGCGCCGCGTTCAGCGCGCGCTGGATCGCCCGTCCGTCGTAGAGCACGCCCCCGCCGCGGTCGGGGTCCTCGAGGACGCGCTCCTCGTAGCGGATCGTCCCGAGCATCGTGTTCCCGGTGGCGCGGTCGGACGGCGATCGGACGCGGGCAGCGGCGAACCGTTCGGCCAGGTCGCCCGTAGAAACCGACTCGAGGAATCTGCCGCCGACGGTAACGGTGGCGGCGGTGCGGTCTCGAAGCCAGTCTGCGATCGCGTCGGCGTCGGTGCTGGTCGTCGGCGCCCCGTAGATCGTCACTCGATCGACCATGTAGTAACGAGTGGTACCAGCAGTTGAAACGGTTGCGGTGACCGCCGTCCAGAACGGCTTCGACCGCGTGTTCGCCGTAAAGTACGTATAAATTCTATTTCGTATCGCAAATAATGATTACGTAGGTGTTACCGAAACTGATCAG
Above is a genomic segment from Natrononativus amylolyticus containing:
- a CDS encoding acyl-CoA thioesterase, whose product is MTDALTVDVSVRYRDLDTLNHVNNGVYASYLEEARFAYLEEVLGGTLEEYPFVVAHIELSFERPVTLSDDLTVGIRTANLGETSWTQAYDLRVDGETVATGETTMVSIDPAEKRPSPIPDDVRERVVAFEGLETDG
- a CDS encoding DUF7001 family protein; this encodes MVDRVTIYGAPTTSTDADAIADWLRDRTAATVTVGGRFLESVSTGDLAERFAAARVRSPSDRATGNTMLGTIRYEERVLEDPDRGGGVLYDGRAIQRALNAALPDEPGLEHLRVALLDRALGTWGDHDGRWHKRVNVLGQPSLVSVPGLYEAPAKPEAYYKEQQRHALLSGDTPPREVLENRIDGAFLLEDDPRTTEALKGYVLQAVHYLETGEAFCPREGCRLYNAHYHETLIESQLRPPEFCEEHAPLYAPES